From Rutidosis leptorrhynchoides isolate AG116_Rl617_1_P2 chromosome 3, CSIRO_AGI_Rlap_v1, whole genome shotgun sequence, a single genomic window includes:
- the LOC139896968 gene encoding heat shock protein 90-5, chloroplastic-like, with amino-acid sequence MAPVLSRSLTPSSLPLFSSKSNTQIKLSSRNAFLHPNGSKSNRFSFSGLKWDVGTRGNSVIVRCEGAAVAEKEATETSGEKFEYQAEVSRLMNLIVHSLYSHKEIFLRELVSNASDALDKLRFLSVTDASLLGDAGELEIRIKPDPEKGTITITDTGIGMTREELIDCLGTIAQSGTSKFLSALKENKDLGSDNSLIGQFGVGFYSAFLVAEKVIVSTKSPRSDKQYVWEAAADSSSYIVREETDPEKQIQRGTEITLYLKDDDKYEFTEPGRVQGLVKNYSQFVSFPIYTWQEKSRTVEVEEEEEPKEGDETPPEGEKKKKTKTEKYWDWELANETKPIWMRNPKEVEKDQYNEFYKKTFNEFLDPLAHTHFTTEGEVEFRSVIYIPGMAPMNNEDVVNPKTKNIRLYVKRVFISDDFDGELFPRYLSFVKGVVDSNDLPLNVSREILQESRIVRIMRKRLVRKTFDMIQELADSENKEDYRKFWENFGKFVKLGCIEDTGNHKRITPLLRFFSSKSEDELISLDQYIDNMDERQNAIYYIATDSLKSAKSAPFLEKLVQKDIEVLYLIEPIDEVAIQNLQTYKEKKFVDVSKEDLELGDADEVKERENKQEYILLCDWMKQQLGDKVAKVQISSRLSSSPCVLVSGKFGWSANMERLMKAQTLGDTSTLEFMRGRRILEVNPDHPIIKDLNAACKNAPDSGEAKRAVDLLYETALISSGFTPDSPAEMGGKIYEMMAVALGGKWGRVEETEGATDSSSETNSDSTSETTETEVVEPSEVRTETDPWSI; translated from the exons ATGGCTCCTGTTTTAAGTAGAAGCTTAACCCCATCATCACTCCCACTTTTTTCATCAAAATCAAATACCCAAATTAAATTATCTTCAAGAAATGCTTTCTTGCATCCAAATGGGTCAAAAAGCAACCGATTTTCTTTTTCTGGGTTGAAATGGGATGTGGGTACAAGAGGTAATAGTGTAATTGTTAGGTGTGAGGGTGCTGCTGTTGCTGAAAAAGAAGCCACTGAAACTTCTGGTGAGAAATTTGAGTACCAAGCTGAG GTGTCTAGATTGATGAATTTGATTGTTCATAGTTTATATAGTCACAAGGAAATTTTTCTCAGGGAACTTGTGAG TAATGCGAGTGATGCACTTGATAAACTGAGATTTTTAAGTGTAACGGATGCGTCTTTACTTGGGGACGCTGGTGAGCTAGAGATCCGTATTAAACCCGATCCGGAGAAAGGGACCATCACCATTAC TGATACTGGTATTGGGATGACACGAGAGGAACTAATAGACTGTCTTGGAACTATTGCTCAAAGTGGTACTTCTAAGTTCTTGAGTGCTCTCAAG GAGAACAAGGATCTTGGAAGTGATAACAGTTTGATTGGTCAATTTGGTGTGGGGTTTTATTCGGCTTTTCTGGTTGCTGAAAAG GTGATTGTATCCACAAAAAGTCCTAGATCAGACAAGCAATACGTTTGGGAAGCTGCAGCCGATAGCAGCTCGTATATAGTTCGAGAAGAAACCGATCCCGAGAAACAGATACAACGTGGAACGGAAATAACACTTTATTTGAAG GATGATGACAAATACGAGTTTACTGAGCCAGGGAGGGTTCAGGGTTTGGTGAAAAACTACTCTCAATTTGTTTCGTTTCCCATATACACTTGGCAAGAGAAGTCAAGGACAGTCGAG GTCGAGGAAGAAGAAGAACCAAAGGAGGGAGATGAAACACCACCAGAG GgcgagaagaaaaagaagactaaaACCGAAAAGTATTGGGATTGGGAATTGGCTAATGAGACAAAACCTATATGG ATGAGAAATCCAAAGGAAGTTGAAAAGGATCAGTACAACGAATTCTACAAGAAGACATTTAATGAGTTTTTGGACCCTCTTGCACATACTCACTTCACAACCGAG GGTGAAGTGGAGTTTAGAAGTGTAATTTACATCCCTGGAATGGCACCAATGAACAATGAAGATGTAGTAAATCCCAAAACAAAGAACATTCGTCTTTATGTGAAGCGTGTATTCATTTCAGATGATTTTGACGGTGAACTG TTCCCGAGATACTTGAGCTTTGTAAAGGGAGTGGTGGATTCTAATGACTTACCTCTTAACGTTTCTAGAGAGATTCTTCAAGAAAGTCGAATT GTAAGAATAATGCGAAAGAGGCTCGTTAGGAAAACTTTTGACATGATACAAGAACTTGCTGATAGCGAGAACAAGGAG GATTATAGAAAGTTTTGGGAAAATTTTGGCAAGTTTGTCAAGTTGGGATGTATTGAAGACACTGGAAATCATAAAAGAATAACACCGTTACTCAGATTTTTCTCGTCTAAAAGTGAAGATGAGTTGATAAGCTTAGATCAGTATATCGACAACATGGATGAAAGACAGAACGCCATCTATTATATTGCAACCGATAGTTTAAAAAGTGCTAAGTCAGCTCCTTTTTTGGAGAAATTGGTGCAAAAGGATATTGAG GTACTATATTTAATTGAGCCGATTGATGAGGTGGCGATTCAGAACCTTCAGACATATAAGGAAAAGAAATTTGTAGATGTGAGCAAGGAAGATCTCGAGCTTG GTGATGCCGATGAGGTTAAAGAAAGAGAAAATAAGCAAGAGTATATTCTTCTTTGTGATTGGATGAAGCAACAGCTTGGCGACAAAGTTGCAAAAGTACAAATCTCAAGTCGTTTGAGTTCATCACCGTGCGTTCTTGTGTCCGGAAAGTTTGGGTGGTCGGCCAATATGGAACG GTTAATGAAAGCACAGACTTTAGGTGATACTTCAACTTTAGAATTCATGAGGGGAAGAAGAATACTTGAAGTCAACCCGGACCATCCAATCATCAAGGATTTGAAT GCTGCATGTAAAAACGCACCGGACAGCGGTGAGGCTAAGAGAGCTGTTGATCTCTTATATGAAACGGCTTTAATCTCTAGCGGTTTCACC CCCGATAGTCCTGCCGAGATGGGAGGCAAGATTTACGAGATGATGGCTGTCGCTCTTGGAGGTAAGTGGGGAAGAGTTGAGGAAACCGAAGGTGCAACCGATTCATCATCTGAAACAAATTCAGACTCGACGTCTGAAACCACTGAGACGGAAGTCGTTGAGCCGTCTGAAGTGAGGACCGAAACCGACCCGTGGAGTATTTGA